A part of Fundulus heteroclitus isolate FHET01 chromosome 23, MU-UCD_Fhet_4.1, whole genome shotgun sequence genomic DNA contains:
- the LOC118557529 gene encoding uncharacterized protein LOC118557529, with translation MSGGRSSSVAAAQVHNAGLTLTQEFNEIFAAPTTAELQDLDFTLTDIDLTDKGLIDERYGCPNQPNQNDFHKELAVIQPGSSRTQTSRAERLCPKPFNPSVFHGELAVTQPGSSRAQTPSEARLCPKPVKPSVFRKEPAVIQPGPSRPHTPRKGRLSLAKRRLPAEIAAQNTSTPKRQRTEEHNGSVVVISSPETSEHHDRFPEEAPRLTTSHGLPRNVNQGTTLPAALTPHRDIVAQALFTAGIQPHPDTFGQTDVTIQSVHQNNDAELIAAAAEAETAASEASAHDRSRPASSAQHPVAQVIRRDAGKHKKRRSLRSLCSSVLRVQQNFKQLIIKADATGPIIDAAAWAVTHMPVATGRQAALYRRKTAALLNYCETLMVELVDPTMPVPLTS, from the exons ATGTCCGGAGGTCGTTCTTCATCTGTTGCAGCAGCCCAGGTCCATAATGCGGGATTGACGTTGACCCAGGAGTTCAACGAGATTTTCGCTG cgCCAACAACTGCTGAACTACAAGACCTAGATTTTACACTAACGGATATTG ATCTTACCGACAAAGGGTTAATTGACGAGCGTTACGGTTGTCCGAACCAGCCAAATCAGAATGACTTCCACAAAGAGCTAGCGGTGATACAGCCTGGATCAAGCAGAACGCAAACGTCCCGCGCTGAAAGATTGTGTCCGAAGCCATTCAACCCAAGTGTGTTCCACGGAGAGCTAGCGGTGACACAGCCTGGATCGAGCAGAGCACAAACGCCCAGTGAAGCAAGATTGTGTCCGAAGCCAGTCAAACCGAGTGTGTTCCGCAAAGAGCCAGCGGTGATACAACCTGGACCGAGCAGACCACATACGCCCCGTAAAGGAAGATTGAGTTTAGCTAAAAGGAGGCTCCCAGCAGAAATAGCTGCTCAGAACACATCAACACCGAAGCGGCAGAGGACTGAAGAACATAACGGGTCAGTTGTTGTAATAAGTTCTCCAGAGACATCAGAGCACCACGATCGCTTCCCCGAGGAAGCTCCTCGGCTCACCACGTCACACGGCCTCCCTCGAAACGTTAATCAGGGGACAACGCTTCCTGCAGCAC TAACACCCCACCGTGACATTGTTGCTCAAGCACTCTTTACGGCTGGAATACAGCCTCATCCCGATACATTTGGCCAGACGGACG TAACAATTCAGTCTGTACACCAGAATAATGACGCCGAgctaatagcagcagcagcagaagcggAAACAGCAGCATCAGAAGCATCAGCACATGATCGGTCTCGTCCTGCCTCATCTGCTCAGCACCCTG taGCACAGGTCATCCGCCGTGACGCAGGAAAACACAAGAAGAGGCGGAGTCTCAGAAGCCTGTGTTCGTCAGTCCTGAGAGTTCAGCAAAACTTCAAGCAGTTAATCATCAAAGCGGATGCGACTGGTCCAATTATTGATG CCGCTGCATGGGCAGTAACGCATATGCCAGTTGCTACGGGACGTCAAGCTGCCCTCTACCGCCGGAAAACTGCTGCGCTTCTGAATTACTGCGAGACTCTGATGGTTGAACTGGTTGACCCGACGATGCCAGTACCGTTAACCAGCTAA